One window of Thermacetogenium phaeum DSM 12270 genomic DNA carries:
- the mazF gene encoding endoribonuclease MazF translates to MVNEVKTYIPERGDLVWLQFDPQTGHEQAGRRPALVISPQLYNGKVGLALFCPVTTRAKGYPFEVEIPAGLKITGVILADQVKSLDWRARDAQFACKVPAGVMAEVQAKLQLLIS, encoded by the coding sequence ATGGTAAACGAGGTGAAAACCTATATTCCTGAACGTGGCGATCTTGTCTGGCTCCAGTTTGATCCTCAGACAGGACATGAGCAGGCCGGAAGGCGGCCGGCGCTGGTAATTTCCCCGCAGCTTTATAACGGAAAGGTGGGGCTGGCCCTTTTCTGTCCTGTTACTACAAGGGCGAAGGGTTATCCTTTTGAAGTAGAGATACCTGCCGGTTTAAAGATTACAGGAGTGATCCTGGCAGACCAGGTAAAAAGTCTTGACTGGCGGGCACGGGATGCACAATTTGCCTGCAAGGTCCCGGCAGGGGTGATGGCAGAGGTTCAGGCTAAACTTCAGCTGTTGATCTCCTGA
- a CDS encoding AbrB/MazE/SpoVT family DNA-binding domain-containing protein, which translates to MKIVMQPHVQKWGNSLGIRIPLSLAQKIGLKEGTPVDLEASDDAIIIRRKRYSLEQLLSQVTPDNLHGEVDTGTLVGREIW; encoded by the coding sequence GTGAAAATCGTCATGCAACCTCATGTGCAAAAGTGGGGCAATAGTTTGGGGATTCGCATCCCTTTATCGCTGGCACAAAAAATTGGCCTTAAAGAAGGCACACCGGTTGATTTAGAGGCAAGTGATGACGCAATTATTATCCGCCGCAAACGTTATAGCCTGGAACAATTGCTGTCCCAGGTTACACCTGATAATCTTCATGGCGAAGTAGATACAGGAACTCTGGTTGGGCGGGAAATATGGTAA